Within Oncorhynchus gorbuscha isolate QuinsamMale2020 ecotype Even-year unplaced genomic scaffold, OgorEven_v1.0 Un_scaffold_10725, whole genome shotgun sequence, the genomic segment GCATGGAGCTTGGCATTATTGTCTTAGTTATGTTACTACTGACTCCTCGGGTCTACCTGCTCTCTACTAGCTAGGTCTGGCATGGAGCTTGGCATTATTGTCTTAGTTATGTTACTACTGACTCTCGGGTCTACCTCTGCTCTCTACTAGCTAGGGCCTGCATGGAGCTTGGTATTATTGTCTTAGTTATGTTACTACTGACTCCTCGGGTCTACCTCTGCTCTACTAGCTAGGCCTGGCATGGAGCTTGGCATTATTGTCTTAGTTGTGTATAACTGACTCCTCTGATCTACCTCTGCTCTCTACTAGCCAGGCCTGGCATGGAGCTTGGCATTATTCTCTTAGTTGTGTTACTACTGACTCCTCGGGTCTACCTCTGCTCTCTACTAGCTAGGCCTGGCATGGAGCTTGGCATTATTGTCTTAGTTGTGTTACTACTGACTCCCTCGGTCTACCTCTGCCTCTACCAGCTAGGCCTGGTATGGAGCTTGGCATTATTGTCTTAGTTGTGTTACTACTGACTCCCTCGGGTCTACCCCTCTGCTCTACTAGCTTAGGTCTGCATGGAGTCTTGGTATTATTGTCTAGTTGTGTATAATTGACTCCTCTGATCTACCTCTGCTCTCTACTAGCTAGGCCTGGCATGGAGAGCTTGGGCATTATTGTCTTAGTTGTGTTACTACTGACTCCTCGGGTCTACCTCTGCTCTCTACTAGCTAGGCCTGGCATGGAGCTTGGCATTGTCTAGTTGTGTATAATTGACTCCTCTGGCATCTACCTCTGCTCTACTAGCCAGGGCCTGGCATGGAGCTTGGCATTATTGTCTTAGTTGTGTTACTACTGACTCCTCGGGTCTACCTCTGCTCTCTACTAGCTAGGTCTGGCTTTGGAGCTTGGCATTATTGTCTAGTTGTGTATAATTGACTCTTCTGATCTACCTCTGCTCTCTACTAGCTAGGCCTGGCATGGGAGCTTGGCATGGAGGCAGTGGAGACGATATCTGCATTCTCTGAAGCATGAGACGGCGTACGGTGGAGCAGGGAGAGCCCTGTGTCCGTGTGTGCCGGGGATGAGTCCGTAGCCTCCCACTTTGCCTTGGTCACAGCATACGAGGACATCAAGAAGAGGctgagagacacggagagagagaacacactgcTGAGGAAGAGAGTCAAACAACTGGAAGATAAGGTACGGGATGAGGGGGCGGGCCTCATTATGACACAACAGTAGCAACTTATGCGTGGCTATCAGGATACAGGGAGTTCTCAGCAGTAGCAGTAAAATACAATGTTATTATCCTGATAGGGACTTTGATTTATTTGGGGGGCAGATAAAGTGGCTGTGTGTTTTAAcctgtggctgtgtgttttaacctgtggctgtgtgttgtaacctgtggctgtgtgttgtaaCCTGTGGCTGTGTTGTAacctgtggctgtgtgttgtaacctgtggctgtgtgttttaaactgtggctgtgtgttgtaccctgtggctgtgtgttgtaccctgtggctgtgtgttgtaccctgtggctgtgtgttgcaccctgtggctgtgtgttgtaccctgtggctgtgtgttgtaccctgtggctgtgtgttgtaccctgtggctgtgtgttgtaccccaggctgtgtgttgtaccctgtggctgtgtgttgtaccctgtggctgtgtgttgtaccctgtggctgtgtgttgtaacctgtggctgtgtgttgtaccctgtagctgtgtgttgtaacctgtagctgtgtgttgtaacctgtagctgtgtgttgtaacctgtagctgtgtgttgtaacctgtagctgtgtgttgtaacctgtagctgtgtgttgtaccctgtagctgtgtgttttaACCTGTGGCTGTGTTTTAacctgtggctgtgtgttgtaccctgtagctgtgtgttttaatctgtagctgtgtgttttaacctgtagctgtgtgttttaacctgtagctgtgtgttttaacctgtagctgtgtgttgtaccctgtagctgtgtgttgtaccctgtagctgtgtgttgtaccctgtagctgtgtgttttaacctgtagctgtgtgttgtagctgtgtgttgtaccctgtagctgtgtgttgcaCCTGTGGCTGTGTTGTaccctgtggctgtgtgttgtaccctgtggcTGTAAAAGTTGTaccctgtggctgtgtgttgtgaccctgtggctgtgtgttgtacctgtagctgtgtgtgtagctgtgtgcaGGTTTTAacctgtggctgtgtgttgtaacctgtagctgtgtgttgtaccctgtagctgtgtgttttaacctgtagctgtgtgttgtaccctgtagctgtgtgttgtagctgtgtgttgtaacctgtagctgtggttgtaccctgtagctgtgtgttgtaccctgtagctgtgtgttgtaacctgtagctgtgtgttttaacctgtagctgtgtgttttaACCAGCTGTAAGCTGTAGCTGTGCTGTAACCTGTAGCTGTGTTGTAACTGATGTGTGGCTGTAACCctgtgtgttgtagctgtgtgttgtacccctgtagctgtgttgtaacctgtagctgtggctgtaacctgtagctgtgtgtttaacctgtagctgtgttgtgtgtgttgtaacctgtagctgtgtgttgtaacctgtagctgtgtgttgtaccctgtagctgtgtgttgtaactgtagctgtgtgttcagaaccagctgtgtgttgtagctgtgtgttgtaccctgtagctgtgtatttgtaacctgtagctgtgtgttgtaccctgtggctgtgtgttgtaacctgtagctgtgtgttgtaccctgtagctGTGTTGTAACTGATGTGTGGCTgtaacctgtagctgtgtgttgtaccctgtagctGTGTTGCTGATGTGTGGCTgtaacctgtagctgtgtgttgtaccctgtagctgtgtgttgtaccctgtagctgtgtgttgtaccctgtagctgtgtgttgtaccctgtagctgtgtgttgtaccctgtagctgtgtgttgtaccctgtagctgtgtgttgtaactgtagctgtgtgttgtacccctgtagctgtgttgtaccctgtagctGGCTGTAACCTGAGTGTGGCTGTAACCTGTAGCTGTGTGGCTgtaacctgtagctgtgtgttgtaaccTGTAGCTGTGTTGTAACTGATGTGTGGCTGTAACCTGTCGCACCCTGTAGCTGTTCAGGCCTGAAGCTCCTTCCCCCTGAAGGACCCCAGTACGTCACAAGGTCAGTGCTACCGTGGCATCTACATGGAGAAGGAGACCCAGCTGGAGCTCAATAAACTGGTATGtacagtccactaggtccagctggtatgtacagtccactaggtccagcagacagtccactaggtccagctggtgtagacagtccactaggtccagctggtatagacagtccactaggtccagctggtatagacagtccactaggtcAGCAGCAGTCCACTGGGTCcagctggtatagacagtccactaggtccagctggtatagacagtccactaggtccagctggtatagacagtccactaggtccagctggtatagacagtccactaggtccagctggtatagacagtccactaggtccagctggtatagacagtccactaggtccagctggtatagacagtccactaggtccagctggtatagacagtccactaggtccagctggtatagacagtccactaggtccagctggtatagacagtccactaggtccagctggtatagacagtccactaggtccagctggtatagacagtccGCTAGGTCCAGCTGGTgtagacagtccactaggtccagctggtatagacagtccactaggtccagctggtgtagacagtccactaggtccagctgggtagacagtccactaggtccagctggtgtagagagtccactaggtccagctggcgtgacagtccactaggtccactaggtccagctggcgTAGACAGTCCACTAGTCCAGCTGGCGTAGACAGTCCACTCCAGCTGGTCCAGCTGGCgtagacagtccactaggtccagctggcaTAGACAGTCCACTAGGGTCCAGCTGGCatagacagtccactaggtccagctggtatagacagtccactaggtccagctggtatagacagtccaccaggtccagctggtatagacagtccactaggtccagctggtatagacagtccaGCTAGGTCCAGCTGCCCAGCTatagacagtccactaggtccagctggtgTAGACAGTCCACTAGGGTCCAGCTGGCgtagacagtccactaggtccagctggcgTAGACAGTCACTAGGTCCAGCTGGCgtagacagtccactaggtccagctggaCAGTCCACTCAGGTCCAGCTGGCGtggacagtccactaggtccagctggcgtggacagtccactaggtccagctggcgtggacagtccactaggtccagctggcgtggacagtccactaggtccagctggcgtggacagtccactaggtccagctggcgtagacagtccactaggtccagctggcgtggacagtccactaggtccagctggcgtggacagtccactaggtccagctggtcAGTATCTCTTCCTgtctttataatataataataataataatgtgtctCTTTGTAACTGTCTCTCCTCCTGCTTCACTGACTCTTCATCTTTTACTCTTCATCATGTCTCTCTTTTTTTAAACTGTGTTTCTctagaagagggagaagagtgagTCTGAGAGGCTCCTGAATGAGCAGCTGCAGGCCAAAGAGATGGAGCTGCTGCAGTTAAAGACTGAGATGGAGACCAGTCAAGGTACTTTAATGACCAGGGACTTAACCTCAGCCAAGGGACTGTACTTAACCTCAGCCAAGGGACTGTACTTAACCTCAGCCAAGGGACTGTACTTAACCTCAGCCAAGGGACTGTACTTAACCTCAGCCAAGGGACTGTACTTAACTTAACCTCAGCCAAGGGACTGTACTTAACCTCAGCCAAGGGACTGTACTTAACCTCAGCCAAGGGACTGTACTTAACCTCAGCCAAGGGACTGTACTTAACCTCAGCCAAGGGACTGTACTTAACCTCAGCCAAGGGACTGTACTTAACCTCAGCCAAGGGACTGTACTTAACCTCAGCCAAGGGACTTAACCTCAGCCAAGGGACTTAACCTCAGCCTTTGAACTCACCAAGGGACTTAACCTCACCAAGGGACTTAACCTCACCAAGGACTTAACCTCAGCCAAGGGACTTAACCTAACCTCAGCCAAGGGACTTAACCTCAGCCAAGGGACTTAACCTCAGCCAAGGGACTAGTGTTCATTGTTCAACCTTCTCTAAcctgatgttcaatgtttctcccagacaacctagAGTTCATTGTTCAACCTTCTCTAAcctgatgttcaatgtttctcccagacaacctagAGTTCATCGTTCAACGCTCTCTACtgtgatgttcaatgtttctcccagacaacctagAGTTCATTATTCAACCTTCTCTAccctgatgttcaatgtttctcccagacaacctagAGTTCATCGTTCAACCTTCTCTAccctgatgttcaatgtttctcccagacaacctagAGTTAATCGTTCAACGCTCTCTAccctgatgttcaatgtttctcccagacaacctagAGGTCATCGTTCAACCTTCTCTAAcctgatgttcaatgtttctcccagacaacctagTGTTCATTATTCAACGCTCTCTAccctgatgttcaatgtttctcccagacaacctagTGTTCATTATTCAACGCTCTCTAccctgatgttcaatgtttctcccagacaacctagAGGTCATTATTCAACGCTCTCTAccctgatgttcaatgtttctcccagacaacctagAGTTCATCGTTCAACGCTCTCTAccctgatgttcaatgtttctcccagacaacctagTGTTCCTTATTCAACGCTCTCTAccctgatgttcaatgtttctcccagacaacctagAGTTCATCGTTCAACGCTCTCTAccctgatgttcaatgtttctcccagacaacctagTGTTCATTATTCAACGCTCTCTAccctgatgttcaatgtttctcccagacaacctagAGTTCATCGTTCAACGCTCTCTAccctgatgttcaatgtttctcccagacaacctagAGGTCATTATTCAACGCTCTCTAccctgatgttcaatgtttctcccagacaacctagAGGTCATTATTCAACGCTCTCTACCCTGATGTTCaacgtttctcccagacaacctagAGTTCATTATTCAACGCTCTCTACCCTGATGTTCaacgtttctcccagacaacctagAGGTCATTATTCAACGCTCTCTAccctgatgttcaatgtttctcccagacaacctagAGGTCATTATTCAACGCTCTCTAccctgatgttcaatgtttctcccagacaacctagAGGTCATTATTCAACGCTCTCTACCCTGATGTTCaacgtttctcccagacaacctagAGGTCATTATTCAACGCTCTCTAccctgatgttcaatgtttctcccagacaacctagAGGTCATTGTCAAATCTTTCTCTACccctgatgttcaatgtttctcccagacaacctagAGTTCATTGTTCAACCTTCTCTAAcctgatgttcaatgtttctcccagacaacctagAGTTCATCGTTCAACGCTCTCTACtgtgatgttcaatgtttctcccagacaacctagAGTTCATTATTCAACCTTCTCTAccctgatgttcaatgtttct encodes:
- the LOC124030342 gene encoding 5-azacytidine-induced protein 2-like; the encoded protein is ESPVSVCAGDESVASHFALVTAYEDIKKRLRDTERENTLLRKRVKQLEDKLFRPEAPSKREKSESERLLNEQLQAKEMELLQLKTEMETSQGDRINSDLKMATPAGGVEMMTLEKNRLQGHCG